A window of Castanea sativa cultivar Marrone di Chiusa Pesio chromosome 1, ASM4071231v1 contains these coding sequences:
- the LOC142644232 gene encoding WAT1-related protein At5g40240-like, which yields MDVNYYKDGVLPFAALVMVEVCNVGMVTLSKAAMTSGMSNFSFVVYYNALGTFILFLYYIFHRYRSRGTPLTFSLLLKFFFLGLLGICLEQICAIAGIKYSSPTLAMAMGNLIPGFTFLLAVIFRMEKLALRSTSSQAKIIGTLVSISGAFVVTFYKGPPVFEASSSFKTSLQQNLAQMSNWVLGGLLLTITCLSSATWNIFQAAIVKEYPEKMTLVFFSCFFGTIQCAVISLIAERNVSSWALQSRIRVIAVIYGAISGSVIRNSVLAWCLQKKGPVYVALFKPLGTAIAVVMAIIFLGEIPHLGSMIGSIVIAFGFYSVIWGQAKERVIDGDSVHCLESSTQKTPLLQNT from the exons atggatgtAAATTATTACAAGGATGGAGTACTGCCCTTTGCAGCACTGGTTATGGTAGAGGTTTGCAACGTGGGCATGGTGACACTAAGCAAAGCAGCTATGACAAGTGGGATGAGcaacttttcttttgttgtttacTACAATGCTCTTGGCACCTTCATCCTTTTCCTCTATTACATCTTCCACCGCTACAG AAGCAGGGGAACTCCACTCACTTTCTCCCTTCTCTTAAAGTTCTTCTTCCTTGGACTCCTTGG GATTTGTTTGGAGCAGATTTGTGCTATAGCAGGTATCAAATACAGCTCTCCAACTCTTGCAATGGCTATGGGAAACCTTATTCCAGGTTTTACATTCTTGCTTGCAGTCATTTTCAG GATGGAAAAACTAGCTCTGAGAAGTACAAGCAGTCAGGCTAAAATTATAGGCACCCTAGTATCAATATCAGGAGCATTCGTAGTGACTTTTTATAAGGGGCCACCAGTTTTTGAGGCTTCATCCTCTTTTAAGACCTCTCTTCAGCAAAATCTCGCACAAATGTCAAACTGGGTTCTTGGAGGCCTTCTCCTTACAATCACTTGTCTGTCTTCTGCAACATGGAACATTTTTCAG GCAGCAATTGTTAAAGAGTACCCAGAAAAAATGACCCTAGTCTTTTTCTCCTGCTTCTTTGGGACCATCCAATGTGCAGTTATCTCTCTAATTGCAGAAAGAAATGTAAGTTCTTGGGCACTGCAATCCAGGATTCGAGTGATTGCTGTTATCTATGGG GCAATTAGTGGGAGTGTCATCCGTAACAGTGTTTTAGCTTGGTGTTTGCAAAAGAAGGGGCCTGTTTATGTGGCCCTGTTCAAGCCACTAGGCACTGCCATTGCGGTTGTCATGGCAATCATATTCCTTGGTGAAATTCCTCATCTTGGCAG TATGATTGGATCTATTGTAATTGCTTTTGGATTTTATTCTGTGATTTGGGGGCAAGCCAAGGAGAGAGTAATTGATGGTGACAGCGTCCATTGCTTGGAATCCTCCACCCAAAAGACCCCACTGTtgcaaaacacataa